The nucleotide sequence CGTGAGCTGGTACTCGCGCTCCAGGCCCTTGACGCCGCCGTAGGTCGCTTCCTTGCTGCTCAGGCGCTTGACGGTCAGGTTGCTGGCCTTCAGGTCGGTTTCGTAGTTGTCGGCTTCGGTCGTCAGGTTGACCTTCTCGCCGCTGTCTTTCTCGGCAAACAGCAGCCGGATCATGGTCGCGGGCTTGGTCTTGGCCGACACCATGCTCAGGCCCACGGCCCCGTCTCCGAGGTCGATGCCGTACCAGGTCGTCGGCGCACTGATGGAAAAGGGCAGCCGGGCGTCGCTGAAGGGGGTCAGTTTGGTCTGGACGGTCTGGGCCAGGGCGCCGGAGGCCAGCAGCAAAGGAGTGGTCAGCAGAATGGAGCGGCGAAACGTCATGGGGGGCACGCTAGCAGCGTCAGGTGAGCCGTTTCTGATGGGCGGGGTCAGGAGGCCGCCTGACAGCGGTTCGGGGCTGCCAGTTCAGGAACGTCGGGCCAGGGGTGCCGGGTCGGGCCACAGTCGCCAGTTTACCGGCCCCGCCACGTCGCGCAGGTCCACCGGGCCGTAGCTGCGCGAGTCGAGGCTGGACCCGGTGCGGCGGTTGTCGCCCATCACCCAGAGTTTGCCGGGCGGCACGGTGAGCGGTCCCTCGTCGTTCACGTACCCTTCCGCGCTGGCGTAGCTTTCGGCCACCTTCACGCCGTTGCGCCACAGCTCGCCGTCACGAAAGGCGATGACGTCGCCCGGCAGCCCGATCACCCGCTTGATGTTGTAGGGGCGGTGGCGTACGCCGTAGAGCGTTTCGAACGCGTAGGGACTGTCGGCGGGTGCCTTGAAAATCACCACGTCGCCGCGCTGGAGGTACTCGCCGGTCAGCCCCCAGGTGTGCAGCCAGCGCGGGTACTTGAGCAGCAGCAGCAGCTCGCGGCCGTGCAGATTCGGCTCCATGCTCTCGCCGTCCACCCGCGCCAGCGTGCCGACGAAGGTGGTCAGCAGGTAGACGGGCAGCAGGGCGCCCAGCACCCAGGTTCGCCAGAACTCGCGCAGGGGAGAAGGCGGCAGAGGCTCGGACACGCGGCGCATGGTAGCAGGGGGAGGATTAGAGCAGTTCTCCGAATGACGTGATGCGGGGTGCCGTTCCGCGCATCACTCCATTCTCTCCTGCGCAGCAGAGCGGATGCGAGTAGGAAAAAATACGGATTCCGCGATATGGATGCACAGGCGGCGCTTTCCCGACTGTGCAGGAATTAAGCGGAATCCGTATCAGACGGTGACTCAAGCGGCGGGCGCCGGGCGGCGGCGGCGGGTGGCCCACAGCATCATGCCCCAGGCGGCGAGGCTCAGGGCCGCGCACAGCACGAACACCGGGCGGTAGCCGAACAGTTGTGCCCACGCCCCCGCCACGATGCCCGAGAGCATGGAGCCGATGACCGACGTGTTGGAATACAGCGTGGTGGCCGCACTGAAGCGCCCCGGCATCAACTGTTGGAAGTAGGTCATGCCCAGCCCCGCCATCACTGCGAGTACGGCGGCGCGAATCGCCTGCGTGACGATCAGCAGCGGCATCCCCTGCGCCAGATAGATCAGCCCGAAGTGCAGCACGAACAGCAGCAGGCTGGCTTTAATGAGCCATTCCACACTCGGGAGCCGCCTGGAGAGAACAAAGAGCAGCATCACCGGAATTTCCAGCAGCGCACACAGCCCGACCAGAAAGCCCACCTGCCCCTCGGTGCCCCTGAGCGTTTCGGTCACGAAAAGCGAGAACATCACCATGCCCATGTGCATCGCCATGCCGTAGAGCACGAACGCGGCGACGATCCACCCCATCGGCGGCGCGGTCCATTGCTGGGCCAGCGGTGAGGGTGCGGCGTCGTCCTGCGGCGCAGCGGAAGTCGGCAGGGCAGGCGCCGCTGGCCGGACGAACAGCAGCGGCAGCGCGGCCAGGGCGTAACAGGCCGCCGCCAGCAGAAAGACCCCGCTGAACGACCAGCGGCTCAGCACGGCGGCCCCCACGCCCGGCCCCACCACCCACGCGAAGGAAAACACCGCCCGCAGCACCGTGACCGCCTTTTCCGGCAGGTCGCCCGGCGCCCCGGCGAAGCCCGAGCGGGCGAAGGCGAACACCTGCGGAAAGGCCGCCGAACTGACCGCCAGCAGCAGCACTCCGGTCGCCATCACGCCGTACACCGAGCGCACTCCGCTCAGGGCGAGGTAAGCCAGCACGCCCGCCGCCAGCGTGAGCAGCACCAGCGGTTTGCGGTCGCTGCGGCGGTCGGCCCAGCGCCCCAGCCGGGTGCTGATCACCACCGCGCTCAGGGCGTTGAGCGTCAGAAAAATCCCCAGTTGCAGCGGACTCATGCCCACCTGCTGCACCGCGAACAGGGACATGAACGGCCCGGCGAGCGAGGTCGCCAGCCCCAGCAGCAGCACCGCGAGCGTCAGCCCCAGCGCGTGCGGCAGCCGGGCAATCTGCGGCAGCGTCCCTGCGATGGAAGTGTCGGCAGGCGTGTCGGTGGGAGCAGGGCGGGTCGGGGCAGGCATCGGCCCGCCAGTGTACGCCTCTCCCCGACTGAACCGGTTCAGAAACCGAGTCGAGAAGGAAGCTGGGGCAGGCTCACGCCCAGGCCCGGACCACCCGCAACTGCTCGCCGTCGCCGTCCACCACCGCGACCAGGGCGCCGTGCAGGGTCACCACCGCCCGGCCCCGCTGCGGGTGCGCGGGCCGTTTGCCCTGCCGCAATTCGCGGGCGAGGCGCTCGTCGGCCTCGATGCGTGGAAAGTCCAGCGCGTCCAGGTCAGGGGTCACGGGCGCCCCGGCGAGGTCGTCCAGGCTGACCGCGTCCCGCAGGCTGTAGCGCCCGGCGCGGGTGCGGACCAGCCCGCTGAGGTGCGCGGGCACGCCCAGCGCCGCCCCCAGGTCGCGGGCGAGCGAGCGCAGGTAGGTGCCGCTGCCGACGTGCGCCCGCAGCAGCAGGGTGGGGTATTCGCCCAGCGGCTCCGGTAGGGGAAACGTCAGGCCTTCTGCCGCCGGGGTCCAGCTTTGCGGGTCGAAGGTGCGCGGCGCGTCTTGCACGCGGTGATAGACGCCCAGCAACTCCAGCGCGTGAATCTCCACGTCCCGGGCCGGAAGGTCGAGTTGCCCCCCGGCCCGCGCCACCGCGTAGGCCCGCTGCCCGCCCACCTGAATCGCGCTGTACTGCGGCGGAATCTGCTTTTGCGGACCGACGAATTGCTGAAGCGTTCGCTGAAGCTCCTCGCCCTCTGCCCTCTGCCATCTGCCCTGCGCCTCCACCGGCCCTTCGGCGTCCAGGGTCGGGGTGCCCGCGCCGAGGCTGACCCAGGCGAGGTACTCCTTGGTGTCGTGCTCCATGAACTGCACCAGTTTGGTGGAGTCGTCTACGCACAGCACGACCACGCCGGTCGCCAGTGGGTCCAGGGTTCCGGTGTGGCCGACCCGCTTGGTCCCCAGCGCCCGCCGCGCCCGGTTCACCACGTCGTGCGAGGTCAGGTGCAGCGGCTTGTCGGCGGCGATTACAGGCATGGGGCGCAGGGTAGCAGGCGCAGGCCGATCACGGCGCGGGCAGGCGTCGGCTAACCGGCCACGGCTTCGGCCTGCACTTCCTCCTGACTCGGCAGTTCACGCGGCAGGCGCGACCACAGCAGCGCGACGGCCAGCGCCGCCACCGCCGTCAGCGCGACCAGCCCCCAGCGCGGGCCGAGCGGTCCTTCGCGGCTGATCAGCGCACTCGACAGCGCGGCTCCGGGGGGACCCATGCCGACCAGCACGAAGGAATACAGGCTCATCACCCGTCCGCGCAGCAGGTCGGGAATGCTGAGCTGCACCGTCGAGTTGGCGCTGATGAGCAGCGTCAGCATCCCGAAGCCGCAGGCCGCCAGCACCGGCACGGCGAGGGGCACGCTGGGCGTCAGGCTCAGCAGCACCGTGCTGACCAGCAGGATGCCTGCCCCCAGCCGCAGGTTGCGCACCGGGTTGGGCTTGCTCGCCTGCCACAGCGCCCCGATCATGGCCCCGATGCCGAACGCCGCCGACAGCAGCCCGAACGTCGCTTCGCGGGCGCCGAACACCACGCGGGCGTAGTAGGGAATAATCACGTTGAAGTTGATGACCGTCAGGCTCAGCGCCCCCACCAGCAGCATCACGTTGCGCACGCCGGGGTGGGTGCGGACGTAGCGCAGGCCCTCGCGCACGTCGTCCACCATGCTGCGCGTGCCGCGCTCCTGCACCGGGGGAAACGGCAGGGTGGCGATGACGAACAGCACCACCAGAAAGGAGGCCACGTTAAGGTAAAACGGCAGCGCCAGCCGCGCCACGCTGTCGGGGTGGCCCCCGGCCAGCAGAGACACGCCGAGGGCCGCCACCGCCCCGAACAGCGCCTGCCCGATGGTGCGGCTCACGTTGAACGACAGGCTGTTGAGCGCCACCGCGTTGGACACCTGCTCACGCGGCACGAAATCCACCACCATCGTCTGCCGGGCGGGCATGTCGAAGGCGTTGGCGACCCCCGACACGAAGGCGAGCGCCATGACCAGCGGCACGGTCACGCTGCCCTGGTGGGTGGTCACCGCCAGCGCGATGGCCGTCGCCATCAGCACGAGCTGCGTGGTCAGCAGCACCCGCCGCCGTGACACCCGGTCCACCACCGCCCCGGCGAACAGCGAGAGCAGCAGACTGGGCAAGAACTGCGCGATGGTGACCTGCGCCAGTGCCGCGCTGCTGTTGCCCGACAGCTCCAGCACGAGGTACTGCTGCGCGGTGGCCTGCATCCACGAGCCGATCAGGGAAAGAAGTTGAGAAAACCAGTAACGGCGATAGTCGGGAAACTTCAGTGCTCCGAAAGTCCGTGAGCGCCAGACGTTGAAGCTGCTTTGCACCGGCCCAGCATAGGCTTCTGTGACCCGCTGCACGCCAGGCTGCGCCCAGAAGGAGCCATTTCATGGGTCTTCGATGTGAAAACCCCCAAGTTGCCCGCACCCCTTTCCCCGTGCGCCGACCACAGTTTGACCTCACAAGGACGTAGAAGTTCTCTCGCAGCGGGCGATGGGGGAGATGGGGGTAGAGATGAGAAAATTCTCAAAAAAGGCTAGCTTCATCAAAAGAGCCTATGTTACTTTAGCGAATGTAAATCTTCCCACAGGCCGACCGCTGGTCTTGCCGCTCTTCCTCGCCCAGCTGACCGATTGATTGTTGACCGCTCGACTGTTGACCGATCGATTCTGGCGAGTGCCTGACCCCAGAGAGACAGCCCGATGACCCAATCTGCTGCCCGTATGCGCCTTCCCCTGTTCGCCTCGCTCCTGACCACCCTGATCCTGAGTGGGGAGGTGAAAGCGCAGACGGCGCAGGCGCCCCAGCCCGAGGTTCCCCAGACCTTGACCGTGCAGCGCGGCGACACCGCCTACTCCATCGCCCGGCGCAGCGGCCTGACGGTGGACCTCCTGATGGCGTACAACAACCTCTCCTCGCCCGATATCGAGGTGGGTCAGGTGCTGCGTCTGCGTCCCCCCACCCACACCGCCCAGCGCGGTGACACCATCTACGGGCTTTCGCGCATGTACGGCGTGACCGTGGACGCGCTGCTGGCGGCCAACACCCTGCCCCGCGACACCAAGCTGGAAGTCGGGCAGGTGCTTCAGCTTCCGCTGGGGCCTGCTGGCGCCGCTCCGGTGGTGGCGGCTGCGCCCGTAACTGCCCCCGTGACCGCACCCGTAACTGCGCCGCTGCCCTCGCCGAGCGCGGTGGGCCTGCCCTCGCTGGCGACGGTGGCGGCCCAGGCCGAGGGGGGCGCGAGCAGCGGCGCGGCGTGGTACCAGAACGCCATGGCGCTGCTCGGCACGCCCTACGTGCTCGGCGGCACCTCGCGCCGGGGCATCGACTGCAGCGGGTTCGTGTTGCAGGTCATGACCCCGCTGGGCGTCAAGCTGCCGCGCCGCAGCATTGATCAGGCCCGCGCTGGCGTGGCGGTGGACGAGCAGGACCTGCGCCCCGGCGACCTGCTGTTTTTCGACACGCTGGGCGGGGGCAAGGTCTCACACGTCGGCATCTACCTCGGCAACGACACGTTCATCAACGCCAACAGCTACCGGCGCAAGGTCGTGGTGGACAAGTTCAGGGGCGACAAGTACTGGAGCGCCCGTTACCTCGGCGCCCGCCGCGTGATGATGGACGCGGTGGCGACCTACTGATACGGATTCCGATTGAATTTGGTCGTTTCAGATTCAATCCGACTTGCAAAGCTGCGCAGCAGAGCGGATGCGAGTAGGAAAAAATACGGATTCTGCGATATGGATGCACAGGCGGCGCTTTCCCGACTGTGCAGGAATGAAGCGGAATCCGTATGATACGACTTCGGTAAAAAGGGTGCCTCGTCGAGCTGTTTCTTGATGAGGACGAGCAGAAGGCAGCGCAACTTTGGGCCTGCCGGAGAGCAAAAGAGAGGGGGACGCGGCCTGGCTTGCTGCGTCCCCCTCTCTCTTTTGTGTCAGGGTCTCATACGGATTCCGATTGAATCTGGTAGTTTCAGATTCAATCCGACTTGCAAAGCTGCGCAGCAGAGCGGATGCGAGTAGGAAAAAATACGGATTCTGCGATATGGATGCACAGGCGGCGCTTTCCCGACTGTGCAGGAATTAAGCGGAATCCGTATCACTGAAAAAGCTGCGCCACCTTGACGAGTGTTTCCCATACGCCCCAGGCGAGGGGGAGGGCCACGGTCAGCCAGCTCAGGGCGATCAGGGCAGGCGAGGTGGGGCGGGGCCGGGACTGTGGCTGGGTCTGGTGCTGGGTCATGCGCGGTTCTCCTGTGGGGTCTGTGCCCAGTAGCGGCTGGCGACGGGCCGGACCAGCAGGTTGGCGAGAAAGCCCAGCACCAGCAGCCCGGCCATGATGTACATCACGGTGCTGTAGGCCTGCGCCGCGGGGACGCCCGCCGCGATCTGGCGGTCACGAAAGCCGTTGAGCAGCGTGGGGCCGACAATCGCCGCCGCGCTCCAGGCGAGCAGCAGCCGTCCGTGAATGGCGCCCACGTTGGCGGTGCCGAACAGGTCGCGCAGGTACGCGGGAATGGTGGCGAAGCCGCCGCCGTACATGCTCATGATGATGCAGGTCGCCACGATGAACAGCGGCAGGTTGGCGAGGTTGCCGAACAGCGGCACCAGCAGGTACAGCACGGTGCCCAGCGCGAAAAAGATCATGTAGGTCGGTTTGCGCCCGATTTTGTCCGAAGTGCTCGACCAGATGAAGCGCCCGGCCATGTTGAAGATGCTCAGCAGCCCGACGAAGCCCGCCGCCGCCGCCGCCGTCACGCCCTGGCCCGCGCCCAGCACCTTGTCGGAGAACATCTCCTGCACCATCACGCTCGCCTGCCCCAGCACGCCGATGCCAGCGGTCACGTTGAGAAACAGCACGGCGAAGAGCAGCCAGAACTGCGGCGTCCTGAATGCCTGATCGACCAGCACGCTGTGCTGCGACACCATGCCCGAGGTGCTCGGCGCGGGCGGCGTCCAGCCTTCGGGGGTCCAGCCTTCACGCGGCACCCGGATCAGGAAGGCCCCGAACATCATGAACGCGAAGTAGATGGCGGCCATCGCCACGAAGGTGCTGCTCACCCCCAGGGTGCCGTCTGCGGCAAAGCGGTTCATCAGCGCGGTGCCCAGCGGACTGCCGACGAGCGCTCCGCCGCCGAAGCCCATGATGGCCATGCCGGTGGCGAGGCCGGGGCGGTCGGGGAACCACTTCATCAGGGTGCTGACCGGGCTGATGTACCCCAGCCCCAGCCCGATGCCGCCAAGCACCCCGTTGCCCAGAATCAGCAGCGGCAGATTGTGCATCCGCACGCCCAGCGCCGCCACCAGAAAGCCGCTGCAAAACAGCAGCGCCGAGACGAACATGGTCTTGCGCGGTCCCTCGCGCTCCACCCACTTGCCGAACAGCGCCGAGGACGCCCCCAGGAAAAACAGCGCCACGCTGAAAATCAGCCCGACCTGCACCAGCGTCCAGTCGCCCGCCGCCCCGGTTTCGGCGCTCAGGTCCCCGCTGATCAGGCGGCTGAGCGGCTTGTTGAACACCGAGTAGCCGTAGATCTGCCCGATGCTCAGGTGAACGGCCAGCGCGGCGGGCGGAATCAGCCAGCGGCTGTGCCCCGGCGAAGCGACGGAGTGCTCACGGTCCAAAAAACCCATACGGTCTCCTTTGCGGGACCCTGGTCGGTCCCGGTTCCCAGATGCTGGAATCTGGAAGTTCAAATCTGAAAAGTTCACTTTTGAAAGATGATGGACTCGCCGTACATATCGGCCGCCCCGTTCGCCGCACAAGTCACGGCGGGGAAAAAGCTAGACAACTGTTCAGGGAAGCGCATCGGGCAGCTCCAGCCGCTCGGCCCCGCTGTAGACCGTCACTCGCCCCTGCCGCACGAAGGCGCACAGCGTCAGCCCGAACGCCTGCGCGGTGTCCACGGCGAGGCTGCTCGCGGCGCCCACCGCGACCACCACCGGCACCCCGGCCATGACCGCCTTCTGCACGATTTCGAACCCCGCCCGGCTGCTCACGCACAGCACCAGGGCCGAGCGGTCAAGCCGCTGCCTCAGCGCCCACCCCAGCACCTTGTCGGTGGCGTTGTGGCGGCCCACGTCCTCGAAGGCGGCCAGCAACTCGCCCGCCGCCGTGAACAGGCCAGCGGCGTGAACGCCGCCCGTGTCGCGGAACAGGGGCTGCGCCGCCTGCAACTGCTGGGGCAGTCCAGCCAGCAGGGGCCAGGGCAGGGGAGGGCCGGAGACCGGCAAAGGCCCGGCCCGCACTGCCAGCCGCTCGATGCTGCCGGTGCCGCACACCCCGCAGGCGCTGGAGGACACGCCCAGCCGGGCACCTGCCGCGAGGCGCTCCCACTCCGGCGTGTGCAGGTGCCAGACGTTGGGGTTTTCGTCGTCGGGGCTAAGGCTCAGCTCCGCCGGCAGCAGACCCTCGGAAAGCAGCCAGCCCCCGATCAACTCGCGGTCGTGCCCCGGCGTCCGCATCAGCACGGCGAGGGGCAGCGGGTCCGCCGGGGTGTGCAGCCGCAGTTCGAGGGGTTCCTCGGCGGCCAGGGCGTCATGGACCGCCGACCGGCCCCCCGTCCCGAGGCGCTGGGCGGGGACGGTCAGGCAGGCGTTAGCGGGCGCCCCGGGCAAGTTCGCGCTGGTTGGGGACTTCTTCGGTTTCGTCACGCGCTTCGCGCAGCGCCCGGCCAAACCCGCGCAGGATGCCGGTCAGGGCGCCGAGAGCGACCTGCACGTCGCGGTCACGGGTCAGGGCCAGCAGCTCACCGACGCCCAGCGTCTTGCCCGCCGCCGCGTTCCGGGCGCCCTCGTTCAGGCCGGTGGTCAGGGCGTGTCCCAGCACCCGCAGCTCGTTGCTGTCGAGGCGCTCGAGCGTCTTGCCGACTTCCAGCACGTTGCGCAGCATGGCCGAGCCGCTGTCGCTGCTCAGCAGTTTCAGGGTGGTCGCCGTCAGGCCCTCGCCGCCGCGCACCAGCTTGAGCAGCAGGTCCAGCACGCCGTGCTGGTGCAGTTCGCGCAGCAGCAGCAGGGTGTCGTCCAGTGCTGGGGCCGAGTCCTGCACGCTGGCCCGGAGCTGCTCCTCGGGGGACTTGGGGCGGGGAGTAAAGTCGATTGCTTTTGCCATAGGAAGCTCCTTTGGGGAGGCAGAGGGCAGAAGGCAGAGGGTCAAGGGCAGAGGGTGAATGGCTTGCGGCCCTTCCCCTTAGCCCTCCACCCTTCACCCTCCTCCCTCCACCTGCTCAGTCGTCCGCGCTGTTGCCCACGCGGTCGGTGCGGGCGTTGAGCGAAGCGCCGGACAGCGGCAGCTCGCCGCCGGGAAAGACGTAGTCGGGGCGCTGCCACTTGCGCTCGACTTCCACGCCGCGCTGCGGGGTCGGGTGGCCCCAGCGGTGGTTGGTCCGGGGCAGCGGGTGAGGGCCGGAGTCGGACAGCACTTCCATGCGTACGCGGGTGTCCTTGTAGGCGGGGGTGTTCGTCAGCGTGTCCTTGTTCTGCCCGGTCAGGCGGTTGACCGCGTCGGCGGCGTCGCGCGAGTTCATCGGCACGAAAACCTCGTTGCCGCTGACCCGGCCAGTCACGACGGCCCGCAGGCGAATGGCGCCGCTTTCGCTGACCAGCCGGACATACTGCCCGTCGGTCACGCGCCGCTCGGCGGCGAGTTCGGGACTCAGCTCCACGAAGGCGTCGGGCGACTTGCCCGCCACGCCAGGGATACGGAAGGTCATGTTGCCCTCGTGGAAGTGCTCCAGCATCCGGCCCGAGTTCAGGTGCAGGTCGTACTCGGCGTTGGGCGCCTTGACCCGGGGCTGGTACTCGGCGGGGTAGAGCCGCGCCTTGCCGTCGGGGAAGTGGAAGCGGTCACGGTAGAGCAGCGGCGTGTCGGTGCCGTCTTCGGCCACCGGCCAGCACAGCGACCCGAAGCCCTCCAGCCGCTCGTAGCTGACCCCGGCAAAAATCGGCGTCAGGCGGGCGATTTCGTCCATGATGTCCGACGGGTGGGCGTAGTTCCAGTCGGCGCCCATGCGCTGCGCGACGGCCTGGTAGATTTCCCAGTCGGGCTTGGTCCCGCGCAGGGGCGGCATGACCTGGTAGAGGCGCTGAATGCGGCGCTCGGTGTTGGTAAACGTCCCTTCCTTTTCCAGCGAGGGCGAGCCGGGCAAGATCACGTCGGCGTAGCGGGCGGTGTTGGTGAAGTACAGGTCCTGCACCACGAAGAATTCGAGGTTGCCGTACGACGCCTCCACATGGTTGGAGTCCGAGTCGGTCAGGCTCATCTCCTCGCCGGTCAGCCACAGCGCCTTGAGGGTGCCCCTGGCGGCGGCTTCGACCATCTGCGTGTTGTCCAGCCCGCGCTCGGGCCGCAGGGTGACGCCCCACTCGCGCCGGTAACGCTCGGCGGCCAGGGGGTCGTCCACCTTCTGATAGCCGGTCACGCGGTCGGGCATGGCGCCCATGTCGGACGCGCCCTGCACGTTGTTGTGGCCGCGCAGCGGGTAGACGCCGCAGCCGGTCTTGCCGAAGTTGCCGGTCACGAGCAGCAGGTTGGCGATGGCGGTCGAGGTTTCGCTGCCGCCGCACTGCTGCGTCACGCCCATCGCCCAGCACACGCTGACGCCGGGCGACGCCGCGATTTCACGCGCCAGCTTTTCCAGCGCGTCCTGGGCGATGCCGGTTTCCTCGGCGGCGTACGCCATGGTGTAGCTCTCGATGCTGGCGCGGTACTCGTCCAGCCCATTCACCCGCTCGCGCAGAAAGTCGTGGTCGGCGAGGCCCTGGTCGAGGATGTACTTGCTCATGGCGGTCAGCCACACGAAGTCGGTGCCGGGGTGGGGGCGCAGGAAGGTGTCGGCGCGGCGGGCCATCTCGTGCTCACGGATGTCGAAGACCACCAGTTTGGCCCCGCGCAGCTTCTGCGCCCGCTTGATGCGGGTGGCGATGACCGGGTGAGACTCGGCGGTGTTCGTGCCGATGCCGATGATCATGTCCGACTGCTCC is from Deinococcus wulumuqiensis R12 and encodes:
- a CDS encoding MFS transporter small subunit, coding for MTQHQTQPQSRPRPTSPALIALSWLTVALPLAWGVWETLVKVAQLFQ
- the truB gene encoding tRNA pseudouridine(55) synthase TruB, coding for MPVIAADKPLHLTSHDVVNRARRALGTKRVGHTGTLDPLATGVVVLCVDDSTKLVQFMEHDTKEYLAWVSLGAGTPTLDAEGPVEAQGRWQRAEGEELQRTLQQFVGPQKQIPPQYSAIQVGGQRAYAVARAGGQLDLPARDVEIHALELLGVYHRVQDAPRTFDPQSWTPAAEGLTFPLPEPLGEYPTLLLRAHVGSGTYLRSLARDLGAALGVPAHLSGLVRTRAGRYSLRDAVSLDDLAGAPVTPDLDALDFPRIEADERLARELRQGKRPAHPQRGRAVVTLHGALVAVVDGDGEQLRVVRAWA
- a CDS encoding DUF1641 domain-containing protein, with the translated sequence MAKAIDFTPRPKSPEEQLRASVQDSAPALDDTLLLLRELHQHGVLDLLLKLVRGGEGLTATTLKLLSSDSGSAMLRNVLEVGKTLERLDSNELRVLGHALTTGLNEGARNAAAGKTLGVGELLALTRDRDVQVALGALTGILRGFGRALREARDETEEVPNQRELARGAR
- a CDS encoding formate dehydrogenase accessory sulfurtransferase FdhD, with translation MTKPKKSPTSANLPGAPANACLTVPAQRLGTGGRSAVHDALAAEEPLELRLHTPADPLPLAVLMRTPGHDRELIGGWLLSEGLLPAELSLSPDDENPNVWHLHTPEWERLAAGARLGVSSSACGVCGTGSIERLAVRAGPLPVSGPPLPWPLLAGLPQQLQAAQPLFRDTGGVHAAGLFTAAGELLAAFEDVGRHNATDKVLGWALRQRLDRSALVLCVSSRAGFEIVQKAVMAGVPVVVAVGAASSLAVDTAQAFGLTLCAFVRQGRVTVYSGAERLELPDALP
- a CDS encoding MFS transporter; translated protein: MQSSFNVWRSRTFGALKFPDYRRYWFSQLLSLIGSWMQATAQQYLVLELSGNSSAALAQVTIAQFLPSLLLSLFAGAVVDRVSRRRVLLTTQLVLMATAIALAVTTHQGSVTVPLVMALAFVSGVANAFDMPARQTMVVDFVPREQVSNAVALNSLSFNVSRTIGQALFGAVAALGVSLLAGGHPDSVARLALPFYLNVASFLVVLFVIATLPFPPVQERGTRSMVDDVREGLRYVRTHPGVRNVMLLVGALSLTVINFNVIIPYYARVVFGAREATFGLLSAAFGIGAMIGALWQASKPNPVRNLRLGAGILLVSTVLLSLTPSVPLAVPVLAACGFGMLTLLISANSTVQLSIPDLLRGRVMSLYSFVLVGMGPPGAALSSALISREGPLGPRWGLVALTAVAALAVALLWSRLPRELPSQEEVQAEAVAG
- a CDS encoding sugar efflux transporter, whose protein sequence is MPAPTRPAPTDTPADTSIAGTLPQIARLPHALGLTLAVLLLGLATSLAGPFMSLFAVQQVGMSPLQLGIFLTLNALSAVVISTRLGRWADRRSDRKPLVLLTLAAGVLAYLALSGVRSVYGVMATGVLLLAVSSAAFPQVFAFARSGFAGAPGDLPEKAVTVLRAVFSFAWVVGPGVGAAVLSRWSFSGVFLLAAACYALAALPLLFVRPAAPALPTSAAPQDDAAPSPLAQQWTAPPMGWIVAAFVLYGMAMHMGMVMFSLFVTETLRGTEGQVGFLVGLCALLEIPVMLLFVLSRRLPSVEWLIKASLLLFVLHFGLIYLAQGMPLLIVTQAIRAAVLAVMAGLGMTYFQQLMPGRFSAATTLYSNTSVIGSMLSGIVAGAWAQLFGYRPVFVLCAALSLAAWGMMLWATRRRRPAPAA
- a CDS encoding L-lactate MFS transporter translates to MGFLDREHSVASPGHSRWLIPPAALAVHLSIGQIYGYSVFNKPLSRLISGDLSAETGAAGDWTLVQVGLIFSVALFFLGASSALFGKWVEREGPRKTMFVSALLFCSGFLVAALGVRMHNLPLLILGNGVLGGIGLGLGYISPVSTLMKWFPDRPGLATGMAIMGFGGGALVGSPLGTALMNRFAADGTLGVSSTFVAMAAIYFAFMMFGAFLIRVPREGWTPEGWTPPAPSTSGMVSQHSVLVDQAFRTPQFWLLFAVLFLNVTAGIGVLGQASVMVQEMFSDKVLGAGQGVTAAAAAGFVGLLSIFNMAGRFIWSSTSDKIGRKPTYMIFFALGTVLYLLVPLFGNLANLPLFIVATCIIMSMYGGGFATIPAYLRDLFGTANVGAIHGRLLLAWSAAAIVGPTLLNGFRDRQIAAGVPAAQAYSTVMYIMAGLLVLGFLANLLVRPVASRYWAQTPQENRA
- the lepB gene encoding signal peptidase I; translated protein: MRRVSEPLPPSPLREFWRTWVLGALLPVYLLTTFVGTLARVDGESMEPNLHGRELLLLLKYPRWLHTWGLTGEYLQRGDVVIFKAPADSPYAFETLYGVRHRPYNIKRVIGLPGDVIAFRDGELWRNGVKVAESYASAEGYVNDEGPLTVPPGKLWVMGDNRRTGSSLDSRSYGPVDLRDVAGPVNWRLWPDPAPLARRS
- a CDS encoding LysM peptidoglycan-binding domain-containing protein, whose protein sequence is MRLPLFASLLTTLILSGEVKAQTAQAPQPEVPQTLTVQRGDTAYSIARRSGLTVDLLMAYNNLSSPDIEVGQVLRLRPPTHTAQRGDTIYGLSRMYGVTVDALLAANTLPRDTKLEVGQVLQLPLGPAGAAPVVAAAPVTAPVTAPVTAPLPSPSAVGLPSLATVAAQAEGGASSGAAWYQNAMALLGTPYVLGGTSRRGIDCSGFVLQVMTPLGVKLPRRSIDQARAGVAVDEQDLRPGDLLFFDTLGGGKVSHVGIYLGNDTFINANSYRRKVVVDKFRGDKYWSARYLGARRVMMDAVATY
- the fdhF gene encoding formate dehydrogenase subunit alpha, whose protein sequence is MDQTDPLPQANDMHLRSRVGPTRPADGPAVQIRIDGGHFTAHVGEPLVDVINRAQIELTQVCYHPQLGPLQTCDTCVVEINGQLGRACGTRVTEGLTVRTQTQAARTAQRDAYDRLAANHSLYCTVCDNNNGNCTMHNALHTLHFDHQERPFQSKGFEKDFSNPFYRYDPDQCILCGRCVEACQNVQVNETLSINWEAEQPRVLWDGGKPIGESSCVSCGHCVTVCPCNALMETTMLGEAGLMTGLPLPVFNAAVDVVKSVEPATGLKLITNVSEAESAARERYIKKTKTVCTYCGVGCSFEVWTKDRHILKVEPGQGPANGISTCVKGKFGWDYVNSGERLTSPLIREGERFREASWDEALALVARRLTEIKEGYGPDALAMIASSKCTNEEAFLVQKMARQVIGTNNVDNCSRYCQSPATMGLFRTVGHGGDSGTIYDLEQSDMIIGIGTNTAESHPVIATRIKRAQKLRGAKLVVFDIREHEMARRADTFLRPHPGTDFVWLTAMSKYILDQGLADHDFLRERVNGLDEYRASIESYTMAYAAEETGIAQDALEKLAREIAASPGVSVCWAMGVTQQCGGSETSTAIANLLLVTGNFGKTGCGVYPLRGHNNVQGASDMGAMPDRVTGYQKVDDPLAAERYRREWGVTLRPERGLDNTQMVEAAARGTLKALWLTGEEMSLTDSDSNHVEASYGNLEFFVVQDLYFTNTARYADVILPGSPSLEKEGTFTNTERRIQRLYQVMPPLRGTKPDWEIYQAVAQRMGADWNYAHPSDIMDEIARLTPIFAGVSYERLEGFGSLCWPVAEDGTDTPLLYRDRFHFPDGKARLYPAEYQPRVKAPNAEYDLHLNSGRMLEHFHEGNMTFRIPGVAGKSPDAFVELSPELAAERRVTDGQYVRLVSESGAIRLRAVVTGRVSGNEVFVPMNSRDAADAVNRLTGQNKDTLTNTPAYKDTRVRMEVLSDSGPHPLPRTNHRWGHPTPQRGVEVERKWQRPDYVFPGGELPLSGASLNARTDRVGNSADD